In Longimicrobiaceae bacterium, one DNA window encodes the following:
- a CDS encoding DUF4173 domain-containing protein yields MTGDAEAMELAPAAARPLPVMSPRTRTGLCVLAAAVSLGVAADVLLRPMPWGLNLALWMLEVCGATLAVERWSGTERAAAGWMPGAIAVSLLMAWRDSPTLKALDVFALLAVLCLAAFRAQGGPVVLAGVGDYLLSLVAGAGYAIAGAVPVLGYDVKWGEIPRGGWSGRAAAVVRGLLFAAPLLLVFGALLAAADAAFEGLLTGLPGIRMDVVIGHVVMAGVFAWLSSGFLRALFVSGSAVAKAKAAPAPGFRMGVVEAGIVLGTLNALFLAFVVVQMRWFFGGAGVVASQPGLGYAEYARRGFFELVTVAALVLPLLLGVHWLLRGDGRGERAFRWLAGVQLGLLSVIMASAMWRMWMYQAAYGLTELRLYTTAFMLWLAVVFGWFAATVLRGRRDRFVFGALVSGAVTLGALHLASPDAVIVAVNANRPDAEQRFDGAYASSLSGDAVPGVLRALPRLNADERCLAAKSLLKQWAPSARTDWRAWSWGSWRARGAIARHQPELRAACTPEIEQRLRDRQQAERERRTAPIPLPQSETADEHAAGAE; encoded by the coding sequence ATGACGGGCGATGCGGAGGCGATGGAGCTCGCCCCGGCGGCCGCCCGGCCGCTACCGGTCATGTCGCCGCGGACGCGAACCGGCCTGTGTGTCTTGGCCGCGGCCGTGTCGCTGGGCGTGGCTGCCGACGTGCTGCTGCGGCCCATGCCGTGGGGGCTGAACCTGGCCTTGTGGATGCTGGAGGTGTGCGGCGCGACGCTGGCGGTGGAGCGCTGGTCCGGCACGGAGCGGGCGGCCGCGGGCTGGATGCCCGGCGCCATCGCCGTCTCGCTGCTCATGGCGTGGCGCGACTCGCCGACGCTGAAGGCGCTGGACGTCTTTGCGCTGCTGGCGGTGCTGTGCCTGGCGGCGTTCCGCGCCCAGGGCGGCCCGGTGGTGCTCGCGGGCGTGGGCGACTACCTGCTCTCGCTGGTGGCGGGCGCCGGCTACGCCATCGCCGGGGCGGTCCCGGTGCTGGGCTACGACGTGAAGTGGGGCGAGATCCCGCGCGGCGGGTGGTCCGGCCGCGCCGCCGCCGTGGTCCGCGGGCTGCTGTTCGCCGCGCCGCTCCTCCTCGTCTTCGGCGCGCTGCTCGCCGCCGCGGACGCGGCGTTCGAGGGGCTCCTGACCGGGCTACCGGGCATCAGGATGGACGTGGTGATCGGCCACGTGGTCATGGCCGGCGTCTTTGCCTGGCTGTCCAGCGGGTTCCTGCGGGCGCTGTTCGTCTCCGGGAGCGCGGTCGCGAAGGCGAAGGCCGCTCCCGCGCCGGGCTTCCGCATGGGCGTGGTGGAGGCCGGCATCGTGCTGGGGACGCTGAATGCGCTCTTCCTGGCGTTCGTGGTGGTGCAGATGCGCTGGTTCTTCGGCGGGGCGGGCGTGGTGGCGTCGCAACCGGGGCTGGGGTACGCGGAGTACGCGCGGCGCGGGTTCTTCGAGCTGGTGACGGTCGCGGCACTGGTGCTGCCGCTGCTGCTGGGCGTGCACTGGCTGCTGCGCGGCGACGGGCGGGGCGAACGGGCTTTCCGCTGGCTGGCTGGCGTGCAGCTCGGCCTCCTCTCCGTCATCATGGCCTCGGCGATGTGGCGGATGTGGATGTACCAGGCGGCGTACGGCCTCACCGAGCTGCGGCTGTACACCACGGCGTTCATGCTGTGGCTGGCCGTGGTCTTCGGCTGGTTCGCCGCCACGGTGCTGCGCGGGCGCCGCGACCGTTTCGTCTTCGGCGCGCTGGTCTCGGGCGCGGTGACGCTCGGAGCGCTGCACCTCGCCAGCCCGGACGCGGTGATCGTCGCTGTGAACGCCAACCGCCCGGACGCCGAGCAGCGCTTCGACGGCGCGTACGCGTCTTCGCTCAGCGGCGACGCAGTGCCGGGCGTGCTGCGCGCGCTGCCCCGCCTGAACGCGGACGAGCGCTGCCTGGCCGCGAAGAGCCTGCTGAAACAGTGGGCCCCTTCGGCAAGGACCGACTGGCGGGCGTGGAGCTGGGGAAGCTGGCGCGCCCGGGGCGCCATAGCGCGCCACCAGCCGGAGCTGCGCGCCGCCTGCACCCCGGAGATCGAGCAGCGCCTGCGAGACCGCCAGCAGGCGGAGCGCGAGCGTCGCACCGCGCCGATTCCCCTGCCGCAGTCCGAGACTGCGGACGAACACGCGGCGGGGGCCGAATAG
- a CDS encoding Nramp family divalent metal transporter produces MSLPQIEEPDDRGPEPGWRRARVTPSLAEVYRSVPVTGTTRWRKFLAFAGPGYLVAVGYMDPGNWATDLAGGSAYGYRLLFVILLSNLLAVLLQGLASKLGIVTGRDLAQACRDHYSRPVVWFLWVICELAIAACDLAEVIGSAIALNLLFGLPIAWGVVLTALDVLVVLFLQQKGFRVLEALVITLVATIGIGFLFEMVLARPDVAQLVRGFVPQAEVLRNPGMLYIAIGILGATVMPHNLYLHSSVVQTRRYEQSAAGKREAVRYAFLDSTIALSLALFINAAILIVAAATFHTSGHSDVAEIQDAYRLLTPLLGGGASIVFALALLASGQNSTLTGTLAGQIVMEGFLNIRLRPWVRRLITRAIAIVPAVIVALIYGESGTARLLVLSQVILSLQLSFAVFPLVRFTSDRLKMGEFANAGWLRALAYLVAFFIAVLNLWLLVQTFRGWLG; encoded by the coding sequence ATGTCCCTGCCACAGATCGAGGAGCCGGACGACCGCGGACCCGAGCCGGGATGGCGGCGGGCACGCGTGACGCCCAGCCTGGCCGAGGTGTACCGCAGCGTTCCGGTCACGGGAACCACGCGCTGGCGCAAGTTCCTGGCGTTCGCCGGGCCCGGCTACCTGGTGGCCGTGGGCTACATGGACCCGGGCAACTGGGCCACCGACCTGGCCGGCGGCAGCGCGTACGGATACCGGCTGCTGTTCGTGATCCTGCTGTCCAATCTGCTCGCCGTGCTGCTCCAGGGGCTGGCGTCCAAGCTGGGCATCGTGACGGGGCGCGACCTGGCGCAGGCGTGCCGCGACCACTACAGCCGGCCGGTGGTGTGGTTCCTGTGGGTGATCTGCGAGCTGGCGATCGCCGCGTGCGACCTGGCGGAGGTGATCGGCAGCGCCATCGCGCTGAACCTGCTCTTCGGGCTGCCCATCGCGTGGGGCGTGGTGCTCACGGCGCTGGACGTGCTGGTGGTGCTCTTCCTCCAGCAGAAGGGCTTCCGGGTGCTGGAGGCGCTGGTCATCACCCTGGTAGCCACCATCGGCATCGGGTTCCTGTTCGAGATGGTGCTGGCCCGGCCCGACGTGGCCCAGCTGGTGCGCGGCTTCGTGCCGCAGGCGGAGGTTCTCCGCAACCCGGGAATGCTGTACATTGCCATCGGCATCCTGGGCGCCACGGTCATGCCCCACAACCTGTACCTGCACTCCAGCGTGGTGCAGACGCGGCGCTACGAGCAGAGCGCCGCGGGCAAGCGCGAGGCGGTGCGCTACGCGTTCCTGGACAGCACCATCGCCCTGTCGCTGGCGCTGTTCATCAACGCCGCCATCCTGATCGTGGCCGCGGCCACCTTCCACACGTCTGGGCACTCCGACGTGGCGGAGATCCAGGACGCATACCGGCTGCTCACCCCGCTGCTGGGTGGCGGGGCCAGCATCGTGTTCGCGCTGGCGCTGCTGGCGTCGGGCCAGAACAGCACGCTCACCGGCACGCTGGCCGGCCAGATCGTGATGGAGGGCTTCCTCAACATCCGCCTGCGGCCGTGGGTGAGGCGCCTGATCACCCGGGCCATCGCCATCGTGCCAGCGGTGATCGTGGCGCTGATCTACGGCGAGAGCGGCACGGCGCGGCTGCTGGTCCTGAGCCAGGTGATCCTCTCGCTGCAGCTCTCGTTCGCCGTCTTCCCGCTGGTGCGCTTCACGTCCGACCGGCTGAAGATGGGCGAGTTCGCCAACGCCGGCTGGCTGCGCGCGCTGGCGTACCTGGTGGCGTTCTTCATCGCCGTCCTCAACCTGTGGCTCCTCGTGCAGACCTTCCGCGGCTGGCTGGGGTGA
- a CDS encoding universal stress protein: MYRRILVPLENSPYDRAIVEHVRRLASLCRSSVVLVHVADGWVARNHHQLNLRESEEMQADRRYLEETAASLARDGLEVESILASGDPAREIVDVAGQEGCDLIAMSTHGHRFVGDVLYGSVANAVRHHSTLPVLVVRGSAGPEPGPH, translated from the coding sequence ATGTACAGGCGCATCCTCGTTCCCCTGGAGAACAGCCCGTACGACCGGGCCATCGTGGAGCACGTGCGGCGCCTGGCGTCGCTGTGCCGCTCGTCGGTCGTGCTCGTGCACGTGGCAGACGGCTGGGTCGCGCGAAACCACCACCAGCTCAACCTGCGCGAGAGCGAGGAGATGCAGGCCGACCGGCGCTACCTGGAGGAGACGGCGGCCTCTCTGGCCCGCGACGGCCTGGAGGTGGAGTCGATCCTGGCGAGCGGTGACCCGGCGCGCGAGATCGTGGACGTGGCGGGGCAGGAGGGCTGCGACCTGATCGCCATGTCCACCCACGGCCACCGCTTCGTGGGCGACGTCCTGTACGGCAGCGTGGCCAACGCCGTCCGCCATCACTCCACGCTCCCCGTCCTCGTCGTCCGCGGCAGCGCGGGTCCGGAGCCCGGGCCGCACTAG
- the pdeM gene encoding ligase-associated DNA damage response endonuclease PdeM: MQSFPLTPNDVPCATPDLGIELCGERVYLMPERALFRERTGTLLVADVHWGKAATFRAAGIAVPGGTTTEGLSRLTAALERSGARRLVFLGDLFHAREGRVERTLAAVAEWRARHAHVEMSLVRGNHDKHAGDPPPELGISCCTPPFDAAPFVYRHHPDESPDGYTLSGHVHPAVRLLGRGRQRTRLPCFYFGARVGILPAFGSFTGVAEVTPGPGDRVFVPLDDCVIEVTG; this comes from the coding sequence TTGCAGAGCTTTCCGCTGACACCGAACGACGTGCCGTGCGCCACGCCCGACCTGGGCATCGAGCTGTGCGGCGAGCGGGTGTACCTGATGCCGGAGCGGGCGCTGTTCCGCGAGCGCACCGGAACCCTGCTCGTGGCCGACGTGCACTGGGGCAAGGCCGCCACCTTCCGCGCGGCCGGCATCGCCGTCCCGGGCGGCACCACCACCGAGGGGCTGTCGCGGCTCACGGCGGCGCTGGAGCGCTCCGGGGCGCGGCGGCTGGTGTTCCTGGGCGACCTATTCCACGCCCGCGAGGGCCGCGTGGAGCGCACGCTCGCCGCCGTGGCCGAGTGGCGCGCCAGGCATGCGCACGTGGAGATGTCGCTCGTGCGCGGCAACCACGACAAGCACGCGGGCGATCCGCCGCCCGAGTTAGGCATCTCGTGCTGCACGCCGCCCTTTGACGCGGCGCCGTTCGTCTACCGACACCACCCCGACGAGTCGCCGGACGGCTACACGCTCTCCGGCCACGTGCACCCTGCCGTGCGGCTGCTGGGCCGCGGGCGCCAGCGGACGAGGCTTCCGTGCTTCTACTTCGGAGCGCGGGTGGGCATCCTGCCCGCGTTCGGCAGCTTCACCGGCGTCGCCGAGGTCACGCCCGGCCCCGGCGACCGCGTGTTCGTGCCGCTGGACGACTGCGTGATCGAAGTCACTGGCTGA